In the genome of Fructilactobacillus hinvesii, the window ATGTAAAGATTGTGTAAATAATTGAGGTGAGGGTGTGCAACACATAACGTTAGTAACCAAGCAACTCCGACTCGCAATTGAGTTAGGGAAAGCCTTCAATGATCATGAGTATTTTGTCGATACCAGTGATGAGCCACATCAGGTACCGAACTTAATGGACGAAAAGCACAGCAGCGGGGTCCTGTGGGACCTCACCGCTTTTCCTGCCCAACACTGGGAAAAGGTCCTCCACAAACTTCGCTCTAACTACCAGCTGCCAATCATCATGCTCGCCAAGACCCCGCACCACGGCACCCAGTTTTTCCAAGCTGGATTTGACGATTACGTCACCAAACCCTGGGATCCAGAAGAACTGGTCGCGCGCTTTCAGCAAAAACAGCAACTCTACGACCAGATTAGCGGCAAACCACTCCGCGAGTCCCAAACGCAACCCAGTTTAATCG includes:
- a CDS encoding winged helix-turn-helix domain-containing protein, with product MQHITLVTKQLRLAIELGKAFNDHEYFVDTSDEPHQVPNLMDEKHSSGVLWDLTAFPAQHWEKVLHKLRSNYQLPIIMLAKTPHHGTQFFQAGFDDYVTKPWDPEELVARFQQKQQLYDQISGKPLRESQTQPSLIVDDVVIDRQKYKAFKNDQDLGLTPKELKLLLYLIEHAPQVLSRAQLLAGVWGGQYDISETSRMVDIHISHLRDKIESDPKHPDHIKTVRGFGYHFVGNYQIKKS